The sequence CGGGTGATGGCGACATCTCAGTCATCGACGATCTTTTGAGCAACCATACCATCCTACCTTATTCGCACATGCAAATGTTCGTGGATGTTTTGGGCAGACAAATAACTGACGATCTTTTCAAAGAAACTGTGAACATTGACGCACACGATGAGCACGGAAACACGGCCCTGCTCCGCGCCGTGACTGCTGGGCACCTTGACGTCGCTCGGCTTCTGGTCGCTCGAGGCGCCGACATCGCCTGGGCCAACAACCAAGGCGAGACGGCCCTGCACAAAGCTGCACGGGCAAATCACTTTGAACTCTCATATTTTCTCAAAGTAGTCGGTGCAGACATGAACGCCAAGGACAATTCGGGCGCAGCACCCGCACTCAACTCGTTTCATTTTAGAGCAGGTTTCCTATACTGGAGCTTTACATGGAGGATGTCAATGTTTGGCAGGTGGCATATGTCAGACCGTTGTGAACAGACACCAAGCGAGCCAACCATCAACGACTATAGAGACCTATTGTTCAAAACAGACCCAATCATGAACACCGACAAAGTAAAGACAACTATGCGGGGCCTTTTCATCAGAGAGTACGCCAAGGTGAGGCAGCACCTGATTTTCGGCCGAGTACGCGGACGCTTTCCCAACTCGACACGAGCGTGGCGATTTGGCATGACAGCGCTGCATAAGATCTCGCATGGCTACCTGCCGCAAGAGCTCGGCATGGCAATAGCTCTCCTCTGCGTGTGCAAAGCAGTCTCGGCCACGCTCCACATCCACAAACACGATTTATCCAACTTCCAATTCGACGACGAACAGTTTCGACGAGACCTGCCGCGGTGGCTCCTCTTATTCCACGGTGCTGACCGAAAGCTGTTTAAAGCCGCAGCGCGGGACATCTGGAGTGTACGCAAATCTATGTGGACTTTGTACACGCCTCAGACTCTGGATTACCACGACTTATTCAAGCACGCTGAGCGTCGGACATCGGACCTCATTGACGCAGTGAAATGTCTTCACGATATAACTGAGTTCGCTGAACTAGGGGATCCCAAACACGGGCAGCAGAGACCGTCTCAGCAGGATCGGCCCTCCCCGAAGGATCCCGACCCAGGAGACCCGGGTATTGGGGCCGAGTCTACTCAGCACAGGAAGGCCGTAACAGGCCAGCGGGCCTCGTCGCAGAAATCATTACTGTGGGCCGAGGTAATGGCTGGTGCTATCTTCAGTATATTGCTGATATTTCTGCTCTGTGAGTCCTGCCCTGCCCATTCGTGGCGTACCCCTGGTTCAGGTGTTGGCTAATCGACCATCTCTGTAGGGCTCTATAGCCTCTTGACAGGAGCAGTACAATTTATAGCTACAGACGCAGCGAGTTGGCACATCAGCGTGGATGCTCAGAGTGTAGCAAGGAGCGTGCAATCTCGCTTTGCCAACACTTCAACAGTTGAACGGCCTCCAAGCATACAGTCACCCACAGCTGGGCAACATGTGGTTATGCTTGGACAGGACTCCAACGATGATCACCATGTACAGCCTCGGGGGAACCCAGCCTTGAGCCCCTCAAGTGGCGGTGTTCCTGACCTCGTTGATGAGAGTAGGAGGAGGCCGCGCCCCTTTGCATGCCCTGAAAAGCATTGCAGAGAGCGGTTTACAAGGAAGGACAATCGTGATCGGCATTTCAAGAATCATCATGGGCCGGATTCTGAGAAGAAAAGGCCTTGCAAAGCCTGTGGGAAGGAATACAACGCTCAATACTTGCGCGTCCACAGGTGTAACCCAAACAAACCC comes from Fusarium falciforme chromosome 11, complete sequence and encodes:
- a CDS encoding C2H2-type domain-containing protein encodes the protein MFRLVESTDSSPAAQCSVSVRDSFGEGVYIENNRSDGLCSTDCHCRRLGPLDFAFTISKQPAHTKIEVRNEILQNTLIDVIGSDERHSQCDPRAWDGAHLFARYEDLKARLRDVIDAPVGSVGAQPFLPLRLLVDGFLGQEQEESLPCPQHKDPSDVLRDVLPEEDKNSMLDVKLLQAAGDGDISVIDDLLSNHTILPYSHMQMFVDVLGRQITDDLFKETVNIDAHDEHGNTALLRAVTAGHLDVARLLVARGADIAWANNQGETALHKAARANHFELSYFLKVVGADMNAKDNSGAAPALNSFHFRAGFLYWSFTWRMSMFGRWHMSDRCEQTPSEPTINDYRDLLFKTDPIMNTDKVKTTMRGLFIREYAKVRQHLIFGRVRGRFPNSTRAWRFGMTALHKISHGYLPQELGMAIALLCVCKAVSATLHIHKHDLSNFQFDDEQFRRDLPRWLLLFHGADRKLFKAAARDIWSVRKSMWTLYTPQTLDYHDLFKHAERRTSDLIDAVKCLHDITEFAELGDPKHGQQRPSQQDRPSPKDPDPGDPGIGAESTQHRKAVTGQRASSQKSLLWAEVMAGAIFSILLIFLLCESCPAHSWRTPGSGVG